CACCGGACATCTTCCTATATGCCGCCGAACTGCTCGGCACAGCCCCCGCACATTGCATTGTTATTGAAGATTCGCGGAACGGTGTTCATGCAGCCAAGAGTGCGGGCATGCGCTGCATCGGTTTGCACAACCCAGGCTCGGGCCAGCAGGATTTGTCCAAGGCAGATCACAATATTTTCAGCTATGATGACCTGTGGGCGCTTAAAGAGAACTTGCCCTTCGGAGAATAGTTTCCTGCCAAGAGAAGGACCGTAAGATGCTGGAAGGCATATCTCCCCTATAAATATATTAAACCGCATAACCTTTAAAATGGATGAGGACATATATAAATATGCCCCATAGAGTACACAGTTGAGTATGTTAACCTACCCTGTGTGTACTCTATGGGGTATGCTTTACATCAAATATTTTTTAACCCCATTTTGTTACGCAAAAAACTGAACTTAGGAATGCCATAATCGGAATTTTTATAGTATGTATTTTATGTGTCAAGTAGCAGTTTTCCGCTTTGCCATCCTCATCAGTCCCGGCTTTCACACCCAAATACACCTCTTCCCTTTTGGGTCCATTAAAAACCATTTTATTATAAGACGCCTGCTCTTAATCATTACTTTATGTGCATATAAGCTAGTTTATAGTATCTCATATTGCTGTGCTCAGTTGTACAGTCGTTTTTCAATGATGTTCTACTGGAGGATCACTGTGAAGGTCTTGATCCCGCTCTGTAAAGTTCCAGCGAGTAAAGGTAACCTCAAAACCCTCTCGGGTTGGCGAACAGGTATAAGGACCGGCCTGATTTCCGGTGGTGTAGGGAAAACGCGCCACACGTATCGTTCGCCATCCGTGCTGCTCCGTCCTTGCGCGAATAATTACAGCATCCTTGATGATGGAAGCGCGCAGGGTGACTTCTTCACCGACCCACTCTGGCACAGCCGCAAGCGACCAGTCAGAATATCCAGCGGTTACGACTGTGGAAAGCTGAGGAATGCCGTCATTGATTTCTATCCCCGCTTTAATCCATTGCTCCGGGCCATGGTATAACAAAATACCTGCCTGATCGTAAAGCTCCGTAAATGATGCGAGTTGAAACGACACTTCCACCGCCGTGTTATGATTCCAATCCGATAATAGAGCGGACCCATCCTCAAATTCAAAACCATATAAAGTCTTTTTCCAGAAGTCTCTTCCCTTTTCAGGCGCAACCTTAAGAAAATCTCCTTCTTTCCGGGCATATAGAGGTGAATTGATCCAATTCCCTTCCTCCCATTCCATTCTCTTTTTAGTCATCTTTTTGTCCTCCCTTGTTCAATAAAGGTGTGTCGTTCTAAGCAAACATTAGATACCAATAGATCGCGATCTCGTCACTTTCTCTATTTAGACCTTTGTAGACGTAGGAGTCGAATCCACCGATCACAAAACCGCAGCTTTCATAGAATTTACATGCGCGAACATTATTGCTTTGTGTCTCCAGCATGATCCCTGGCATTCCGCCATCTTTCGCCCAGCGTTTAGCCTGTTCGATTAGTTTCTTACCGATACCGAGGCTTCTATATTGCTTGTCGACTTTGATATCTTCCACATATGCATATTTGTTCCAATTTCTTTTCAGAACAATTTGACCTACAACTTGATTATTTACGAGCGCTAAATATATGATTTGATCGGGATTGCTGATATAGTTCGAATAATCCTCAACTGTATCTTCCTCAAGCTGATCATCATCGTAGCTTTTTTTGCTAATAGGCCTCTCCTTCACCGTATATTCGATTTGCTGTCCCGTTAATTGCAAGACAAGGGTAGAATCCACGATAAAGCTACCATCAATGTTAGTACCACGCTCACCGTCCTCAGCCTTCAGTTCTCTGATTAAAATATCCATTTTCACCTCCCCCATCTTGAAGCAAAATCAAATTGCATTAATGCTGCACATTCTTCAAATCTACATCAGTTTAACGCTGTTCCGTTCTAACCATTATAACAAAGTTTCGCCATTTTCTGTATAATCCATCAAACATATTAAACCTTCTCCCATTCCCGATTCCGCTCATAAAGTGAGCTAGTAATAATACGGTCCAGCAGCTGCGTAAAGGTTATGCCTGCTGCAGCTGCACTCTTCGGAAGCAGGCTGTTAGCAGTCATTCCGGGTAAGGTGTTTACCTCCAGTACATAAGGTACATTCTGACACAAAATCATATCGACCCTTGCATACACCTTGCACTGCAGCAGCCGATAGCTGACAAGTGCCGTCTCGCGCACACGCTGCTCAATAACGGGAGGAAGCTGGATTACCTTCTCCTCAGCGCCGCCGATCTCATATTTCGCTTTATAGTCAAACCATTCAGAATGAGCGGAGCGAATTCTGATGATTGGTAATACCTCGCCATCCACAATTGAGCAGGTAAGCTCCGTCCCTTGAATAAAAGGCTCAACTAAAAGCGTCTGATCCAAACCGCAAGCCTCCTGAATAGCCGAGTGAAGCTCCATCTCATTATGCACAAGCTGGATGCCGATGCTGGATCCTCCCATATTTGGCTTCACAATAACGGGGTAACCCAACTGCTCTACCGCTTGCTGATCATAATCGTCCCTTCCCTGCCAGCAGAGGCCTGCAGGCGTATGCACCCCTGCCGACTTCAGCAGCATCTTGGACAGCTGCTTATTCATGCACAGGCTGCTTGCCAGAACACCGCTCCCTGTATAGGGAATGCCTAGTGTCTCCAGCGCTCCCTGCACCGTGCCGTCCTCGCCATATTGGCCATGCAGCGCCAACAGTGCAAAATCGATGCCTGCGTGCTGAACCTGTGCGATTAAATCCGCTGGCTGATCAATCGCAATTGGAACCACTTCATAGCGGCTGCGGTCCAAATGATTCAGCATCTCTTGACCTGTCTGCAGCGAAACCTCACGCTCAGTGGAAGTCCCTCCCATAATAACGCCTATCTTCATCATGACCCCCATTTTCTTGAAAAATCATAGTGCAATTACAGGCTGTTCTTATGACCACATGCCTTATGAAAGTTACGCACCTGTTGGCCTATGATCTGAATCCCCCGCTCGATCTGTTCATCGGATACTCGGGAAAAACCAAGCCGCAAAGTATTCGTCCCTTCACCTTCTTGTATAAAAAACTTGTCTCCAGGTGTATATATAACCCCTTGATTTATGCATACTTCAAGCAACTGGCGCGTATTTACGCCTGACGGAAAGGTAAGAAACACATGTAAGCCCCCATCGCCAGATAGTTGCGCCTCAGAGAGATGGGTTTCACAGCATGCCTTTGTAAGCTCGTATTTGCGCTTATACTCCATACGTGCTCTTTTTACATATTTCTCAAAATTTCCATTGAGCAGATATTGATATAATATCGATTGGTCGATCGTTGAGGTATGAATGGTGCGCGCCCGCTTAATGCTTTCCAGAGTGTCAATCAGCGCTCGATCTCCAAGCACCCAGCCTACTCGCAAGCCAGGGAACAGCACCTTGGAGAAGCTGCCTATATAGATTACTCCGTTCCCTCGCCCTGCTGTTGCTATTAATGGCGCAATATGAGCTCCTGAATAGCGCAGCTCCTCATTAAAACCATCCTCAATCACCGGAATCTGATAGCGCATCATTAAATTCATTACAGCGCTTCGCTTTGCTGGCGACATGACAATGCCTGTAGGATTGTGATAGGAAGGAGTCAAATAAGCGAGATCGAAGCTATTTGTCTGCTTCTGCAATACCGCTTCAAGCTGATCTACATTAATACCATCCCGCTCCATTGGAATACCGGTAATCTCAAAACCTTGTAGTTTTAAATTTTTGATCGCTGTGTGATGGGTTGGATTTTCACAAATTACCGTACCGCGGCGCGCTGAAGGGCGGAGTGCCGACAACACAATGTCAAAGCCTTCTGTAAACCCGCTTGTAATCAGTATATCCTTGCCGCTTATATCGACGCCCTTATTCTCCATATATCCCATCAGGTAATCGATCAGTGGTTTGTAACCCTTGGCATAGCCGTAGTTGAGCAGCACCTGCCCTTCGATTGCCATCCGATCCATAAAGGCTCGCCTTACATCTCCCAGATCAAACAGCTGCTCATCCGGTGCGATGCTTGTAAACGAGATGGTTCCTTTTGGGGTGCGAATGCCCTGCTTCATCATATCAAGCTCTGCAGCCGATACAGCGTACTTGCTCATTCTTGTCTTCCAATCAATCTGCCAGGCGAAGGAGGCGTCAGACCCTCCGTTATCCACAGCCAAACGGCCCACCATAGCGGCCACATAGCTGCCTCTACTCGGTATCGTATACGTAAATCCATCGTCCTCCAGACCTTCATAGGCTGCAATAACTGTATTGCGACTCACCTTGAGCACACTGCTCATTTCTCGTGTGGAGGGTAGCTTCTGATCCTTATGAAACGTCCCTTTTATAATTAAACGTTTAATATATTCTTTTACTTGTATCGCGACCGGACGGTCACCAACAAGCTTAAAATCTTGGAACATGGTTCATCACCCTCCATCTACAATGATGGCACAGGTAACAAAAGAAAAAAAGAACCACCGCCCCGGACTTTTCATCCTTCGATGGTTCCTTCGATTTTATTCCAGCACATCCGCATCATAACCGTGCCCCCAGATGGTTGTTTACCCAAAGATTATCTTTTGACTAATCTCGAAATCCTTAATGGTTGCATCCGGTCTTAAAACTTTATTTTGATCCAGCTCAGATAACGGACCACCATTTCTAACCTTCTTTATCCAATCATGATTTGCAAGTGCCCCTTTCCCTATAGTCTAACCCTGCTTGCCCTAATTACATGAAAATAACTTCGGCCTCATCCTCTTTTCCTGACCATTTATGCTGATAATCATTAACCTTAGCCTGGGAAATTCGAATGCCTACTGTAAAATCGGGGCCAACGGCTTGGCGAATTGCAGTAGCCACTTCAACCAAGAGTCGTATCCGGTTTTCAATGGATCCACCGTATTCATCTGTTCGACGATTCGTATAGTCCGTAAGGAACTAATCAAGCAAATAACCATTTGCTCCATGGATCTCCACGCCATCAAATCCTACGCTCTTCGCACGAACGGCTGAAGCAACAAATCCACGGATGACTTCCTCAATATCTTCTTTCGTTGCAGCGATCGGAGTAGAAAACGATTCAGCACCACCATAAAAAGCTAGAGGTTCACCCTTTGGAAGCACTTCTGACGGAGCTAGATTTTGGGACTTGAATCGATTTCCTTGTGATAAGGCTCCTGCATGCTCAAGCTGCACAACAATAGAAGAGCCTGCTGTATGAACAGCATCCACCACTTTTTCCAAGATGTGGTTTGCTCCTCATTCACTAAACTAGGCTGATTAAAATAACACTGGCTATACAATTCGTCTGTATATGTTCCTTCTGTTATGATTAGACCAAAGCCCCCTCTTAAACAATTTATTTAGTACCCCAATTCACATCCACCTCTAACATTAGATTCATTCGTAACACATTCAATACTTGATTTATGATCATCGAACAAGTACATTATTAACCGGTAAAATTGATGTTATCGAACGATTAATTCAACAAAATTGACTGTTATTAACGAAAGACGTGGACGTATGGAACTTCGTTATTTGATCACATTAAAAACCATTGTCGAAACAGGAGGCTTTAAAAAAGCAGCTGAACACTTGGGTTACGCTCAGTCTTCTGTCACGACACATATTAAGGAATTGGAATCTGAGGTCGGCAAGCCCATCTTTGATCGCTTAGGTAAGAAGGTGGTTCTAACCCATCACGGTCATCAGTTTCTCCCTTATGCACTTAAGATCATTGAGCTCTACACTCAGGAACTAACGACCAATGATGAACCTACCGGCAACTTGACATTAGGAATCTCAGAGTCGTTAATGATCTGCCGTATTCCATCATTGCTTGTTGAATATAGACAAATGTATCCCAAAGTCAATCTTTCTCTGAAATCTTTGGATTATCAAGATGTCTCTCATGCTGTTCAGACCGGTGAGATTGATTTCCTTGTCGCCTTGGAGAAAGAAGGCTGGGGAGCTAATGTGTTAAGAGCGGTTTAGGCATCTCCATGGTTCCTTTTTTCTCCGTTAAAGAGGAACTAGAACATAACAAGCATCAGGGTGAAGAGGTTGGACCAGACTGTCCTGCAATATCAACATATTTGGCATATCACAAAGATAAATGGCTCTCACCTGCTATGAAGGAAATGATCAAGCTCATTAAAAGACATGCGGAGAAATGGGTCTAGTTTCCTGTGAGGGTGATATCATATGTATTTTGTAGTTATAAATTATTCTTCTCTGTATATTGACATATCGCAAGTGACTTTCAGGGTCTTATATATCATGATGTACTATTTTAGGAGGAACGCAACCAGATGGATATTTGTTACTGTTATCACGGCAAACAAGTTTGTGAACCCAGCTATTCATGGGGACCCGGCATCAAAGGACAATACAAAATCATGTTTATCCATGCGGGTAGAGGCGTTTACCAGATTGACGGTAAGACCTTTCATCTTCAGCAAGGCGAAGGATTTATCGTATACGATAACATTCTTTGTTACATGGAGGCAGACCAAACTGATCCTTGGATTTATTCTTGGATAGCCTTTTCGGGTAACGGGGTTATACCTCTATTCGAGCAGGCGCACATTTCTCCCCTTCATCCCGTATTCAGGTACTCCCCGTTGTTTTGGTTTGATTCTTATTTGGAGGAATTTTCCGCCTGCGACGTGAACCACAGCACCAGTGAACTGCGAAGACAGAGCATTTTGTTCAGGTTACTTGCCGATTGGATCGAAATGTTGGTTGCTACGAGTCAACTACTGCCCGAGGTACGGCCCAAAGACGCCTACATCCGTAAAGCGGTCGAGTTTATTCGAATGAACTATAACCAAAGAGTTTCCATTTCCGAGGTCGCACACATAGTTGGCATTGATCGTGTCTATCTGTCCGTTCTTTTCAAGGAAATTCTTAATGTTCCCCCTCAGCAATACTTGTTGAACCTCCGGATGGACAAAGCAAGCGATCTGCTGGACAATTCGCAGCTGTCCATCACGGAAGTCTCCTATTCTGTTGGCTATAGCGACCCGCTGCTGTTCTCCAAAATGTTTAAAAAAGTGAAGGGACTTTCTCCATCACACTTTCGCGCAAGGCTTAAAAGAGACAGCTTAATGGGTCTTTCAAGCCTTGACTGATTTGTTCGTTTAATGAATCGTATTGTTGCTCTGACATTACCAGGGGACATCCCCGATATTATGCATAACCTGGTCGATCTCTTGAAGATCCGCTGCTGATAGCGGATCCGCATGTACTGCTAGCACGTTTTCCTCAATTTGACCTACACGGCTTGCACCGATTAGCACCGAATCGACGCCGCCTTCGCGTAGCGCCCATGTCAACGCCATTTGCGGTAGCGTCTGACCGCGGCGCTTCGCGATCGTCTCTAGCGCACGGAATTTGTTGATCCGCTCCTGAGATACGGCCTCCGGTTTCAGTGTGCGCTGGCCTGTTTTAAACTCAGTTTCCAGCTTATCGATGTATTTTCCCGTCAACTGTCCGCGACCAAGCGGGCAGAAAGCCACTGTGCCGGCTCCCACTTCAGTCAGTACGTCCTGCAATCCGTTCTCAATCCACCGGTTCAGCATGGAATACATAGGCTGGTGGACGAGCAGCGGTGTACCAAGGTTCTTAAGGATCATAGCTGCTTGCTTCGTTTCCTCCGGTCCGTAATTGGATAAACCGACATACAGTGCTTTGCCTGATTTTACAGCATGAGCAAGCGCTCCCATCGATTCCTCTAATGGGGTATCACCATCGGGACGATGATGGTAAAAGACATCGACATAGTCGAGTCCCATTCGCTGAAGGCTGCGGTCCAGGCTTGCAAGCAGGTTTTTTCTCGAACCCCACTCACCGTACGGGCCAGGCCACATATAGTAGCCAGCTTTAGTTGAAATAAACAGCTCATCCCGATAAGGTGCAAGGTCTTTTTTTAGTACGTGTCCAAAGGTCTCTTCGGCCGATCCGGGAGGCGGTCCGTAATTGTTTGCCAAATCAAAGTGCGAGACACCAAGATCGAAGGCGCGTAATATCATTGCACGACTATTCTCAAACGGTTTGTCCCCTCCAAAATTTTGCCACAAGCCGAGCGAAATGGCCGGCAGCCTGACGCCGCTCCGTCCAATCCGCCGATATTTCATTTGTTCGTATCGATTTTCTTGTGCGATATAAGTCACCTGATTTCATCCTTTCTCATTCCTAGCGAAATGCTGACCTCCCACGTACCCGCTTCTTATTTTTCATTTCATGCCTCCCTCAAGACATGTCATAAGGTTGAGGACTTAACCTTAGGCAGCTCAAGTATATCTAACAATTATTATGTATTGGAATGTCACTGTGATAAAAGTACATGTCATAATGTTATTAGATAACAGGACAGCTCCTAAAAAAGAAGCCAAGAGCGAGTAATGTGCTCTTGGCTTGCTTGAAAAGGCGCTGCATTCGACTTTGGATTTATTCTGCCAGCATAAATACCCTTGAATAGTTTCTCTAGAGGAATTTGCTCGCTTTCCCGATGGTGCTCTGATATCCGACCGAAGCCAGTCTTCACATGTCGTTTACCAATAAGTTCGTGTCAATGTAAGGGCTAATTCTTGGTTTGCTTTTCACCTATTTTTCGAATTTGTATCCAATACCAAACACGGTAGTAATCAGATCGCTTGCATCCAATTTCTTGCGAAGCCTTTGTATGTGTGTATCAACAGTCCGAGTATCGCCGACAAAATCATATCCCCATACAATATCCAGCAGTTCCGAGCGTGTGAACGTTTTGCCTCGGTGATTTATCAGAGTCATAAGTAAATCAAACTCTTTCGGAGTCAAGTCAATTGGAATACCATTTTGTTTGACAAGATGTTCCTCGACAATAATTTCGATTTGTTTAAACCGAATTACTTTACTCTCCGTATTTTTTCCATTGTTTGCTTGATCTACCCTCCGGAGGATTGTCCGAATCCGAGCAATAACCTCCCTTAAATCAAAAGGCTTTGTAATATAGTCATCCGCGCCGAATTCAAGACCAAGGATTTTATCGGTGATATCCGATTTCGCGGTAATCATCAAGATCGGTATGTTATAACTTGCAGTTACTTGTTTGCAAATATCTAATCCGCTTTGATCCGGCAGCATCCAGTCAAGTAGCAAAAGATTAGGTTGAAATTGTTGAAGTTCAACCATCCCCGCTGCTCCATTTGCCGTAGTTCGCGTTTCAAACCCCTCCATTGAA
This window of the Paenibacillus polymyxa genome carries:
- a CDS encoding DUF1349 domain-containing protein codes for the protein MTKKRMEWEEGNWINSPLYARKEGDFLKVAPEKGRDFWKKTLYGFEFEDGSALLSDWNHNTAVEVSFQLASFTELYDQAGILLYHGPEQWIKAGIEINDGIPQLSTVVTAGYSDWSLAAVPEWVGEEVTLRASIIKDAVIIRARTEQHGWRTIRVARFPYTTGNQAGPYTCSPTREGFEVTFTRWNFTERDQDLHSDPPVEHH
- a CDS encoding GNAT family N-acetyltransferase; this translates as MDILIRELKAEDGERGTNIDGSFIVDSTLVLQLTGQQIEYTVKERPISKKSYDDDQLEEDTVEDYSNYISNPDQIIYLALVNNQVVGQIVLKRNWNKYAYVEDIKVDKQYRSLGIGKKLIEQAKRWAKDGGMPGIMLETQSNNVRACKFYESCGFVIGGFDSYVYKGLNRESDEIAIYWYLMFA
- a CDS encoding D-alanine--D-alanine ligase; this translates as MKIGVIMGGTSTEREVSLQTGQEMLNHLDRSRYEVVPIAIDQPADLIAQVQHAGIDFALLALHGQYGEDGTVQGALETLGIPYTGSGVLASSLCMNKQLSKMLLKSAGVHTPAGLCWQGRDDYDQQAVEQLGYPVIVKPNMGGSSIGIQLVHNEMELHSAIQEACGLDQTLLVEPFIQGTELTCSIVDGEVLPIIRIRSAHSEWFDYKAKYEIGGAEEKVIQLPPVIEQRVRETALVSYRLLQCKVYARVDMILCQNVPYVLEVNTLPGMTANSLLPKSAAAAGITFTQLLDRIITSSLYERNREWEKV
- a CDS encoding PLP-dependent aminotransferase family protein; translated protein: MFQDFKLVGDRPVAIQVKEYIKRLIIKGTFHKDQKLPSTREMSSVLKVSRNTVIAAYEGLEDDGFTYTIPSRGSYVAAMVGRLAVDNGGSDASFAWQIDWKTRMSKYAVSAAELDMMKQGIRTPKGTISFTSIAPDEQLFDLGDVRRAFMDRMAIEGQVLLNYGYAKGYKPLIDYLMGYMENKGVDISGKDILITSGFTEGFDIVLSALRPSARRGTVICENPTHHTAIKNLKLQGFEITGIPMERDGINVDQLEAVLQKQTNSFDLAYLTPSYHNPTGIVMSPAKRSAVMNLMMRYQIPVIEDGFNEELRYSGAHIAPLIATAGRGNGVIYIGSFSKVLFPGLRVGWVLGDRALIDTLESIKRARTIHTSTIDQSILYQYLLNGNFEKYVKRARMEYKRKYELTKACCETHLSEAQLSGDGGLHVFLTFPSGVNTRQLLEVCINQGVIYTPGDKFFIQEGEGTNTLRLGFSRVSDEQIERGIQIIGQQVRNFHKACGHKNSL
- a CDS encoding helix-turn-helix domain-containing protein, translating into MDICYCYHGKQVCEPSYSWGPGIKGQYKIMFIHAGRGVYQIDGKTFHLQQGEGFIVYDNILCYMEADQTDPWIYSWIAFSGNGVIPLFEQAHISPLHPVFRYSPLFWFDSYLEEFSACDVNHSTSELRRQSILFRLLADWIEMLVATSQLLPEVRPKDAYIRKAVEFIRMNYNQRVSISEVAHIVGIDRVYLSVLFKEILNVPPQQYLLNLRMDKASDLLDNSQLSITEVSYSVGYSDPLLFSKMFKKVKGLSPSHFRARLKRDSLMGLSSLD
- a CDS encoding aldo/keto reductase — encoded protein: MTYIAQENRYEQMKYRRIGRSGVRLPAISLGLWQNFGGDKPFENSRAMILRAFDLGVSHFDLANNYGPPPGSAEETFGHVLKKDLAPYRDELFISTKAGYYMWPGPYGEWGSRKNLLASLDRSLQRMGLDYVDVFYHHRPDGDTPLEESMGALAHAVKSGKALYVGLSNYGPEETKQAAMILKNLGTPLLVHQPMYSMLNRWIENGLQDVLTEVGAGTVAFCPLGRGQLTGKYIDKLETEFKTGQRTLKPEAVSQERINKFRALETIAKRRGQTLPQMALTWALREGGVDSVLIGASRVGQIEENVLAVHADPLSAADLQEIDQVMHNIGDVPW
- a CDS encoding response regulator transcription factor; the protein is MNKAKILIIEDDTPIADLLSYGLSMEGFETRTTANGAAGMVELQQFQPNLLLLDWMLPDQSGLDICKQVTASYNIPILMITAKSDITDKILGLEFGADDYITKPFDLREVIARIRTILRRVDQANNGKNTESKVIRFKQIEIIVEEHLVKQNGIPIDLTPKEFDLLMTLINHRGKTFTRSELLDIVWGYDFVGDTRTVDTHIQRLRKKLDASDLITTVFGIGYKFEK